GCAGGGCTTGCACTATGCAATCATGTTGCATCTTTGCTCTACCAGACCTCACATTACAGCCAACAGGGAGCAACGAATGTTCCCCCTATACTCACAGCTGCACAGGGTCTGAGCAGCAGTGGCACAAACCTTAAACCCATGTTCACACTACCACAATTAACATTGTTACATTATGTGTCTCACTTCTTCCTGGTTATGTCATGTAAATCGCAGCATCCTTCCTTATGAAAATGTGATCATATGAGCtaaacattttttacacaaagtaAATAAGTTCTTGTACAACATTTCTTTACAGGGCTTTAATCCTGGTCCAACAAATGAGATGGTGGTGTTGTCAGCTAGACCCAAGGAGAGAAGATTGGCTGAAGGGATCAGGTAATCTGTAGAAATGGGCAGTATGTCTGCTACATGAATTAAAATATGTacttgaaatgtaaaattgtactttgtatttttagACTAGTCTTTATTAGACTTGAACCTCTAATTGAACTGAATGtctatacacagacacacacacacacacacaacaccctgTAGCGTAGTACTACACAACACTGAagtagaatttgacatgaaaagcattaatttaggataataacAAACGCTTGTCTAACTGTTCAGTTGTGTATATTTTCAGGAGTAACTTGTACAAAGTGGCATGTGACCGGACCTCTGACCTTCCAGACATGTCAGTTctgtgtgtgaatgagatttaCCAAGGAATGCCAAGGGAAACGGCTCCACCCACAACAAAAATTGGAATAGCATTTATTCAATTGTTTATTCAAAGAATATTcagagatgtatttttttttatgacttcagagagtcataaaaacaatcaaacaaaaggtTGATTTCTTTTACCTACCTATGCTTTTGGCTTGAAAATTTCCATGGTTAACtttcaatcagtttttttttacaaagttcaaAGTTTGGTTTTCATTACATTTCTGAGCAGTTTTCATGTGCTCATATTGTCATCTGCCACAAATATATTCTAATAGAATTCTAGTATACAAATTATGTTATGTAGTTGAACATGTcatcattaatttattaaattacataatttcctataaatgttatttatgtgagtgtttgagctTGCATCTCATTAGTGTTCCTTTAAATGGCGAATAAGGCGCTCAACATGTACTCTCAGATGTGCACTAGCCTGGGTCTCCCTAACCTTGTATGCTGGCATCTGAGGTCTCCCAGAAAGAAATGCAGGCCTGTACACTTTACAGGGCACACAGTCATCCACAAGAAAGCCTCTGTCCATCATTATTGCCATATCCTGCCTAAGTAATCTAAGTACTAAGTACTCTGCAAAGATCTGCTTGTCAATTTCTGAACCAGCAAAGAGGGGAGAAACAAAGGTTATAGCACCATGGGGGGGCCGTTGTTGGTCGTCGGAGGGGAAAGTGTGAAAACTAATAGCCGAATTGAATTTAGCTGAGGATGAACACTGAGGGACGCAACAGTGCTCAGCTGTCATCCACTCAGAACGCTGAAATTTAAACGTCTTTTTAATTTCGTTCACTTGTTTTTATAATCTATTTAAACAAGTGAATAACTGTTAGGCCTAACTATAAAAAAAAGATTGATATCGCCTTACAGGCTATTTACACTGTAAATTGAATATGCCGCTACAGCAAGTGACATTTCACCGTAAGTTTTTGAGCTGGCTTATATTATTCCGGAAGTTGTAATTAACGTTCCATGCATATAGCCCATTGAaaggacattttttgtttgttttctgttttcatttcatGAACCTCTTTTAGTCCCtggttaaaatgctttctcctatcccagcttaatattcttaataataataagacaactctaagtaagctatttgtaggttgatttccccgaaAAGTATAAAtgctgtggcactttcaaaacattgctctgtttatttgagtaTGCCgaacagcccaacacagcaacattggtgtAACTAATGTCATAAATCTACTTGACCGACCAATTGAAGATAAGTAGAGtgacattatttaattttattctgtttggtgccactagtgtgGCAGAAAAAAAAtccacacttcacctttaaagtccctgtaaaggcaattctaaaaaaaaattctaaacacattataaatgttagaaatgtattgctaaaacatattacaaagactgtgaactgtgaaggACTGAATTGTGGAGTTAGACCGTTAAACAGTTTTTCACCATTGCTATTTTCCGGATTTTTTGGGCGGGGCTAAAACGGGGGCTCGATGACGCACTGGAGCCCCTGAGCTCCTGGACACGCCCCTACTTGATGACGCACTGGAGCCCCTGAGGCTGGCCGCTCCCTAACAATATAAATAGAGCACATTCGCATCAGTTTGGCGCTCAATCGCGAGTTACTGTCAGTACTATTATTAGTTACTACAGCCTACAGTTTGCTAGTTAGCTATGCCTTCGGCACAGAAATGCGTACTACCTGGATGCGATCATGTACGAAACAGATCGGTGTCCTTATTTAAATTTCCTAAAAACGATCACATCAAGAAGAGGTGGATTAATTTTGTGAAGAGCCACCTTGATGGAGAGCTGAGGATCACCACCAAAACCCGCCTCTGTAGTGATCATTTTACAAGGGATAGTTTTATAAACTTTCGTCGGAGACAACTGGGATTCACTGATAATCCGCTGTTACTGGTGAATGGGGCCGAACCGACTATCTCCCGCCTTGGCCCTCATCCTCCCGTCGCGCCGACAACTGGAGCCATCATCGGCAGTGCGTGCCCACCAATGACGGTAAGCTGCCTTGTGTGCTTATGTTACAATTATAGTAGGTAGTCCACAGTAACTACTAAATTCTGCAACCCTCTAAcgtgattttgtttgtttatttatatgatCAATATGATTCCTTAGCCAAGTAATTTAAACTATTATCTGTTCACAAAGCAGTCCCTTCCGACCACAAAAGAGACCGAGTCTTTTATGCATAAAGTCACTCGAGAAGTTGGATGTCAGACAGATCACTTTGTGGGGAAAAGGACTGTGGCCACACAACTGTCTAAAAGAACACTAGCCAACATAAAGAGTACAGGTAAGTTACCGTATGTTAAGAGGTCAAGTGCCTAATTTGTCTTTTTGAAATCTGCACGTGTTTTGTCTTGCTTGTTTTCACATTCAATAGATTTTAAACCATTTCATCGATAAAAGAGGAAAAGGATAATTTAATTCCGTTCTCGCGGCTCGCGCGCTTTGTTTGCTCACTgccgcacacacacagagagatgcGCGTTTCAGAGAGCGCGCGAACTCCGAattgaatatatttacattaaatttttCGATTTTTGTACCTGAAATAACTTACTTTATTTTTAACTTCGATAGACTATATTGTATTTATCTATGCTtgtaattaatgtatttgtttatttttttactgattacttgctttaataatgttttaacttcAATAGTTTTGTGATTTGTTGGACCACTCTCTCACACCAATGAACACAAACAGTACGATTATCGTTAAAATGTTTACTTCCAGTAACATTCTGATGAATGTCATGCGTCCTGTATGAAATCTTGCAagtacagaaatgtttttttttatttaatttgttctttttacaTAGCTCCAATCTCtcttacaaaatacaaatataaactaTACATAACTCTTATTACTATCCTTATATTTTTCAGGTTCTCAAGCTACTGTGGCCACAAAGAGTGTTGCTGTTGGAAACACCACAGCCATGCTTCTTCCGCTTTGCTCTTCAACTCCAATGTATATAGACATGATAGTCCAGATTTGACAGTAAGTTGTGACGCATATAAACATGTAATTACTCAAACTGGTTGATAGTTAAAATGAAATTTATTGAAAGTGTATTGAATAATTGTGTACATAGCACATTTCCAAAACAAGTAcaatatacagattttctgcATTTAAATGGGAGGCCTAAAGCCTGTGTACTCCCCATCTTCATCCGGGTACTCCTGGTGAATACGGTGCACAACACAAGACGGTATGACAACCCTGTTGTGCTTTCCCAAGTATCCCCAGCACCAGGAAACAAAACATCTGTAGGCCAGATAGCGAGCACGactgtaatgacaaaataaaaacaaaatgtcatgtcacataataatattatatttacataGGTTTGTATTGGGTCGGTGGTCTTCTGTCTAATAATTGCAATAAAAACTGACATTGTGAAGTTATCAATATCT
The sequence above is a segment of the Xyrauchen texanus isolate HMW12.3.18 chromosome 29, RBS_HiC_50CHRs, whole genome shotgun sequence genome. Coding sequences within it:
- the LOC127622974 gene encoding THAP domain-containing protein 10-like isoform X1, with product MPSAQKCVLPGCDHVRNRSVSLFKFPKNDHIKKRWINFVKSHLDGELRITTKTRLCSDHFTRDSFINFRRRQLGFTDNPLLLVNGAEPTISRLGPHPPVAPTTGAIIGSACPPMTQSLPTTKETESFMHKVTREVGCQTDHFVGKRTVATQLSKRTLANIKSTGSQATVATKSVAVGNTTAMLLPLCSSTPMYIDMIVQI
- the LOC127622974 gene encoding THAP domain-containing protein 10-like isoform X2 is translated as MPSAQKCVLPGCDHVRNRSVSLFKFPKNDHIKKRWINFVKSHLDGELRITTKTRLCSDHFTRDSFINFRRRQLGFTDNPLLLVNGAEPTISRLGPHPPVAPTTGAIIGSACPPMTSLPTTKETESFMHKVTREVGCQTDHFVGKRTVATQLSKRTLANIKSTGSQATVATKSVAVGNTTAMLLPLCSSTPMYIDMIVQI